A portion of the Oncorhynchus gorbuscha isolate QuinsamMale2020 ecotype Even-year linkage group LG07, OgorEven_v1.0, whole genome shotgun sequence genome contains these proteins:
- the nell3 gene encoding uncharacterized protein nell3 isoform X6: MYRKAVVKIHTRFQITAKGQMVRCEGCGVHERQGENEVPSEDALILHLQLAKGQEKLVEALQAGQTIIRDLQQKLTEQQEALLAQQREILEQQRRMYEQMDVVKAQYGLLSDTVKQVSFQGLQGELQSYFESHLAGLQSQARSHLQKSYAVRKGMHMDVDAKLMDVVGEAHLPHPLLGCGAPCGPEDYCDFQREPPQCEKCTMCPPGFFLVSQCSPNADRICQDRDECLELPNLCGQGVKCLNTPGGFRCLGMSEREAAAGVCGHDYFYNQELPECQACSDCNGEPIAIPCTATSDSVCGPFTDNLMSQSWGATVTLPPARALGSHIFPGLQLNVQSKEATDLLSNHAGRLSFQQHGLMWLDHNFALKHNCRNFLQVGMRLNSSQEEEGHDLSGVRIEQPDGKYFQGVSVSGIAEVEPNHMLTLFLKSPNQHCNQSKDLHVYELNGPSFSMLWLSHDTGAVAMTAQMSMSAHYQTNYRPTFRITSVSDPYMVGLTHDSRGVRFTESGVVKFVLQQALYSMGHTCIREGFSLVAYANRNGTNQELMQAFKSGVNYRDTSITLSGAVRVDSGHSLSFEILSPSQCNIRYFGDSTGISILSLIWIPSAVSSALTATVSRTGLPSGVVRNKALLFQQVSPESDQVRLAHSGEPNAQKNFVFWGDGTANVALNLKLIHSCNVVKLTLHRQGGSGEGGQATPVAQQISGHMPEGSEWANVGLRASFQVQNGTAIYVTLDCVRGRVNQITHKGGTNISILWVAL, encoded by the exons ATG TACAGGAAAGCGGTTGTGAAAATCCATACCAGGTTTCAAATAACTGCAAAAGGCCAGATGGTAAGGTGTGAGGGTTGTGGCGTACATGAAAGGCAAG GGGAGAATGAGGTGCCTTCAGAGGATGCCCTCATCTTACACCTCCAACTGGCTAAGGGGCAGGAGAAGCTGGTAGAGGCCCTTCAGGCAGGGCAGACGATCATCCGCGACCTGCAGCAAAAGCTAACCGAACAGCAGGAGGCGCTGTTGGCCCAGCAGCGGGAGATCCTGGAGCAGCAGCGCCGCATGTATGAGCAGATGGACGTGGTCAAGGCACAGTATGGCCTGCTCTCTGACACCGTCAAGCAGGTGTCCTTCCAAGGCCTCCAAGGGGAGCTCCAGAGCTACTTCGAGAGCCACCTGGCAGGCCTCCAGAGCCAGGCTCGGAGCCACCTGCAGAAGTCCTATGCCGTTCGCAAGGGCATGCACATGGATGTAGATGCTAAGTTGATGGATGTGGTTGGGGAAGCCCACCTTCCGCACCCTCTGCTGGGGTGTGGTGCCCCGTGTGGACCGGAGGATTACTGTGACTTCCAGAGGGAGCCGCCGCAGTGTGAAAAGTGTACCATGTgcccacctggtttcttcctggtCTCTCAGTGCTCTCCCAATGCAGACAGAATATGCCAGGACAGAGACGAATGCCTTGAATTACCAAACCTATGTGGACAGGGAGTGAAGTGCCTCAACACTCCAG GAGGGTTCAGGTGCCTGGGCATGTCGGAAAGGGAGGCTGCTGCTGGAGTATGTGGCCATGACTACTTCTACAACCAGGAGCTTCCGGAGTGCCAGGCTTGTTCTGACTGCAATGGAGAACCCATTGCCATCCCCTGTACAGCCACCAGTGATTCTGTCTGTGGACCCTTCACAGACAACCTGATGTCCCAGTCCTGGGGTGCCACCGTGACCTTGCCCCCAGCCAGGGCTCTCGGCAGCCACATCTTCCCTGGCCTCCAGCTCAATGTCCAGAGCAAAGAAGCCACAGACTTGCTGTCCAACCATGCCGGCCGGCTATCCTTCCAGCAGCACGGCTTGATGTGGCTGGACCATAACTTTGCCCTAAAGCACAATTGCAGGAACTTCCTCCAGGTGGGCATGCGACTCAACAGCAGTCAAGAGGAGGAGGGCCACGACCTCAGTGGGGTCCGCATTGAGCAGCCAGACGGGAAGTACTTCCAGGGAGTTAGTGTTAGTGGCATCGCAGAGGTCGAGCCCAACCACATGCTGACTCTGTTCCTGAAGAGTCCCAACCAGCATTGCAACCAGAGCAAGGACCTTCATGTCTACGAACTCAATGGGCCTTCCTTCAGCATGCTCTGGCTGTCCCACGATACTGGAGCCGTGGCCATGACAGCACAGATGTCAATGTCAGCCCACTACCAGACCAACTACCGTCCAACCTTCCGCATCACCTCCGTCTCTGACCCTTACATGGTGGGGTTGACCCACGACAGCCGCGGGGTGCGCTTTACAGAGAGTGGCGTGGTTAAATTTGTCCTACAGCAAGCGCTGTACTCCATGGGCCATACCTGCATCCGAGAGGGCTTCTCTCTGGTGGCCTACGCCAACCGCAATGGGACCAACCAGGAATTGATGCAGGCATTCAAGTCGGGCGTCAACTACAGGGACACATCCATCACCCTTTCTGGGGCTGTCAGGGTGGATAGTGGGCACTCGCTTAGTTTCGAGATCCTATCCCCATCCCAGTGTAATATCCGCTACTTTGGAGACAGTACTGGGATCAGTATACTGAGCCTTATCTGGATCCCCTCAGCTGTCTCCTCTGCCCTGACTGCCACAGTGTCCAGGACAGGCCTTCCCTCTGGAGTCGTCCGCAACAAAGCCCTCCTCTTCCAGCAGGTCAGCCCAGAATCAGACCAAGTGCGCCTGGCCCATTCTGGGGAACCCAACGCCCAAAAGAACTTTGTCTTCTGGGGGGACGGGACAGCTAACGTGGCCCTCAACCTGAAGCTGATCCATTCTTGTAACGTGGTGAAGCTCACTCTGCACCGGCAGGGGGGCAGCGGGGAGGGTGGACAGGCTACACCCGTGGCccagcagatttctgggcacatGCCTGAGGGCAGCGAGTGGGCCAACGTGGGCCTGAGGGCCTCCTTCCAGGTCCAAAACGGTACAGCCATCTATGTGACATTGGACTGCGTACGTGGTCGTGTTAACCAGATCACCCACAAGGGAGGCACTAACATATCCATCCTCTGGGTGGCGTTGTGA
- the nell3 gene encoding uncharacterized protein nell3 isoform X3 has protein sequence MPVNKGKINKCKMALSRIVLLLLVYSLSLHDTVRGVAEICRGTHCHRGETGDPRPCVGAQCLGGRSSRPPRQYNPTTQGRSGQAVPSQHHVYHSSQSRGDTTDTYVVQPQRGRHSDSVRESARMQTSEVFVSGCTGADCVTPQKQLHAFNDTRDCKGIECKLPLRIRPKPRPKDCMGEGCLADDAAASSQPSPVHMPDRAAQFLGEFPEFGYPASELGSAPLGVQLTCDIKPGENEVPSEDALILHLQLAKGQEKLVEALQAGQTIIRDLQQKLTEQQEALLAQQREILEQQRRMYEQMDVVKAQYGLLSDTVKQVSFQGLQGELQSYFESHLAGLQSQARSHLQKSYAVRKGMHMDVDAKLMDVVGEAHLPHPLLGCGAPCGPEDYCDFQREPPQCEKCTMCPPGFFLVSQCSPNADRICQDRDECLELPNLCGQGVKCLNTPGGFRCLGMSEREAAAGVCGHDYFYNQELPECQACSDCNGEPIAIPCTATSDSVCGPFTDNLMSQSWGATVTLPPARALGSHIFPGLQLNVQSKEATDLLSNHAGRLSFQQHGLMWLDHNFALKHNCRNFLQVGMRLNSSQEEEGHDLSGVRIEQPDGKYFQGVSVSGIAEVEPNHMLTLFLKSPNQHCNQSKDLHVYELNGPSFSMLWLSHDTGAVAMTAQMSMSAHYQTNYRPTFRITSVSDPYMVGLTHDSRGVRFTESGVVKFVLQQALYSMGHTCIREGFSLVAYANRNGTNQELMQAFKSGVNYRDTSITLSGAVRVDSGHSLSFEILSPSQCNIRYFGDSTGISILSLIWIPSAVSSALTATVSRTGLPSGVVRNKALLFQQVSPESDQVRLAHSGEPNAQKNFVFWGDGTANVALNLKLIHSCNVVKLTLHRQGGSGEGGQATPVAQQISGHMPEGSEWANVGLRASFQVQNGTAIYVTLDCVRGRVNQITHKGGTNISILWVAL, from the exons ATGCCAGTCAATAAAGG GAAGATAAACAAATGCAAAATGGCATTGTCCAGAATAGTGCTGTTGTTATTGGTGTACTCGTTATCACTACATGACACAGTAAGAGGTGTCGCAGAGATATGCCGGGGGACTCACTGCCACCGTGGCGAGACTGGGGATCCCAGACCGTGCGTCGGAGCCCAATGCCTGGGGGGTAGATCATCCAGACCACCGCGGCAATATAACCCGACAACACAGGGCAGATCGGGACAGGCAGTCCCCAGCCAGCACCATGTGTACCACAGCTCTCAGTCAAGAGGAGACACAACAGACACGTATGTTGTTCAACCACAGCGCGGTAGGCACAGTGACAGCGTTAGAGAAAGCGCAAGGATGCAAACGTCTGAAGTTTTCGTTTCAGGATGTACTGGAGCGGATTGCGTTACTCCTCAGAAACAGCTCCACGCTTTTAACGACACCAGAGACTGCAAGGGAATCGAATGTAAATTACCACTAAGGATACGGCCAAAGCCCCGTCCAAAAGATTGTATGGGAGAGGGCTGTCTGGCTGATGATGCCGCAGCTTCCAGCCAGCCTTCCCCTGTCCATATGCCGGACAGAGCTGCTCAGTTTCTGGGAGAATTTCCAGAGTTTGGATATCCTGCATCTGAACTTGGCAGTGCGCCTTTGGGAGTGCAGCTCACATGTGACATTAAACCAG GGGAGAATGAGGTGCCTTCAGAGGATGCCCTCATCTTACACCTCCAACTGGCTAAGGGGCAGGAGAAGCTGGTAGAGGCCCTTCAGGCAGGGCAGACGATCATCCGCGACCTGCAGCAAAAGCTAACCGAACAGCAGGAGGCGCTGTTGGCCCAGCAGCGGGAGATCCTGGAGCAGCAGCGCCGCATGTATGAGCAGATGGACGTGGTCAAGGCACAGTATGGCCTGCTCTCTGACACCGTCAAGCAGGTGTCCTTCCAAGGCCTCCAAGGGGAGCTCCAGAGCTACTTCGAGAGCCACCTGGCAGGCCTCCAGAGCCAGGCTCGGAGCCACCTGCAGAAGTCCTATGCCGTTCGCAAGGGCATGCACATGGATGTAGATGCTAAGTTGATGGATGTGGTTGGGGAAGCCCACCTTCCGCACCCTCTGCTGGGGTGTGGTGCCCCGTGTGGACCGGAGGATTACTGTGACTTCCAGAGGGAGCCGCCGCAGTGTGAAAAGTGTACCATGTgcccacctggtttcttcctggtCTCTCAGTGCTCTCCCAATGCAGACAGAATATGCCAGGACAGAGACGAATGCCTTGAATTACCAAACCTATGTGGACAGGGAGTGAAGTGCCTCAACACTCCAG GAGGGTTCAGGTGCCTGGGCATGTCGGAAAGGGAGGCTGCTGCTGGAGTATGTGGCCATGACTACTTCTACAACCAGGAGCTTCCGGAGTGCCAGGCTTGTTCTGACTGCAATGGAGAACCCATTGCCATCCCCTGTACAGCCACCAGTGATTCTGTCTGTGGACCCTTCACAGACAACCTGATGTCCCAGTCCTGGGGTGCCACCGTGACCTTGCCCCCAGCCAGGGCTCTCGGCAGCCACATCTTCCCTGGCCTCCAGCTCAATGTCCAGAGCAAAGAAGCCACAGACTTGCTGTCCAACCATGCCGGCCGGCTATCCTTCCAGCAGCACGGCTTGATGTGGCTGGACCATAACTTTGCCCTAAAGCACAATTGCAGGAACTTCCTCCAGGTGGGCATGCGACTCAACAGCAGTCAAGAGGAGGAGGGCCACGACCTCAGTGGGGTCCGCATTGAGCAGCCAGACGGGAAGTACTTCCAGGGAGTTAGTGTTAGTGGCATCGCAGAGGTCGAGCCCAACCACATGCTGACTCTGTTCCTGAAGAGTCCCAACCAGCATTGCAACCAGAGCAAGGACCTTCATGTCTACGAACTCAATGGGCCTTCCTTCAGCATGCTCTGGCTGTCCCACGATACTGGAGCCGTGGCCATGACAGCACAGATGTCAATGTCAGCCCACTACCAGACCAACTACCGTCCAACCTTCCGCATCACCTCCGTCTCTGACCCTTACATGGTGGGGTTGACCCACGACAGCCGCGGGGTGCGCTTTACAGAGAGTGGCGTGGTTAAATTTGTCCTACAGCAAGCGCTGTACTCCATGGGCCATACCTGCATCCGAGAGGGCTTCTCTCTGGTGGCCTACGCCAACCGCAATGGGACCAACCAGGAATTGATGCAGGCATTCAAGTCGGGCGTCAACTACAGGGACACATCCATCACCCTTTCTGGGGCTGTCAGGGTGGATAGTGGGCACTCGCTTAGTTTCGAGATCCTATCCCCATCCCAGTGTAATATCCGCTACTTTGGAGACAGTACTGGGATCAGTATACTGAGCCTTATCTGGATCCCCTCAGCTGTCTCCTCTGCCCTGACTGCCACAGTGTCCAGGACAGGCCTTCCCTCTGGAGTCGTCCGCAACAAAGCCCTCCTCTTCCAGCAGGTCAGCCCAGAATCAGACCAAGTGCGCCTGGCCCATTCTGGGGAACCCAACGCCCAAAAGAACTTTGTCTTCTGGGGGGACGGGACAGCTAACGTGGCCCTCAACCTGAAGCTGATCCATTCTTGTAACGTGGTGAAGCTCACTCTGCACCGGCAGGGGGGCAGCGGGGAGGGTGGACAGGCTACACCCGTGGCccagcagatttctgggcacatGCCTGAGGGCAGCGAGTGGGCCAACGTGGGCCTGAGGGCCTCCTTCCAGGTCCAAAACGGTACAGCCATCTATGTGACATTGGACTGCGTACGTGGTCGTGTTAACCAGATCACCCACAAGGGAGGCACTAACATATCCATCCTCTGGGTGGCGTTGTGA
- the nell3 gene encoding uncharacterized protein nell3 isoform X1 produces MLIKSLECHILAFYSRSLQSGSDIEWVRHGVRGAMHVSNCFLILLTTFKKGIHTKYQSHRKINKCKMALSRIVLLLLVYSLSLHDTVRGVAEICRGTHCHRGETGDPRPCVGAQCLGGRSSRPPRQYNPTTQGRSGQAVPSQHHVYHSSQSRGDTTDTYVVQPQRGRHSDSVRESARMQTSEVFVSGCTGADCVTPQKQLHAFNDTRDCKGIECKLPLRIRPKPRPKDCMGEGCLADDAAASSQPSPVHMPDRAAQFLGEFPEFGYPASELGSAPLGVQLTCDIKPGENEVPSEDALILHLQLAKGQEKLVEALQAGQTIIRDLQQKLTEQQEALLAQQREILEQQRRMYEQMDVVKAQYGLLSDTVKQVSFQGLQGELQSYFESHLAGLQSQARSHLQKSYAVRKGMHMDVDAKLMDVVGEAHLPHPLLGCGAPCGPEDYCDFQREPPQCEKCTMCPPGFFLVSQCSPNADRICQDRDECLELPNLCGQGVKCLNTPGGFRCLGMSEREAAAGVCGHDYFYNQELPECQACSDCNGEPIAIPCTATSDSVCGPFTDNLMSQSWGATVTLPPARALGSHIFPGLQLNVQSKEATDLLSNHAGRLSFQQHGLMWLDHNFALKHNCRNFLQVGMRLNSSQEEEGHDLSGVRIEQPDGKYFQGVSVSGIAEVEPNHMLTLFLKSPNQHCNQSKDLHVYELNGPSFSMLWLSHDTGAVAMTAQMSMSAHYQTNYRPTFRITSVSDPYMVGLTHDSRGVRFTESGVVKFVLQQALYSMGHTCIREGFSLVAYANRNGTNQELMQAFKSGVNYRDTSITLSGAVRVDSGHSLSFEILSPSQCNIRYFGDSTGISILSLIWIPSAVSSALTATVSRTGLPSGVVRNKALLFQQVSPESDQVRLAHSGEPNAQKNFVFWGDGTANVALNLKLIHSCNVVKLTLHRQGGSGEGGQATPVAQQISGHMPEGSEWANVGLRASFQVQNGTAIYVTLDCVRGRVNQITHKGGTNISILWVAL; encoded by the exons ATGCTAATTAAGTCTTTGGAATGTCACATACTAGCATTCTATTCCAGAAGCCTTCAGAGTGGGTCAGACATAGAGTGGGTCAGACATGGAGTGAGGGGAGCGATGCACGTTTCAAATTGTTTTCTTATCTTATTGACGACATTCAAAAAGGGCATCCACACCAAATACCAGAGCCACAG GAAGATAAACAAATGCAAAATGGCATTGTCCAGAATAGTGCTGTTGTTATTGGTGTACTCGTTATCACTACATGACACAGTAAGAGGTGTCGCAGAGATATGCCGGGGGACTCACTGCCACCGTGGCGAGACTGGGGATCCCAGACCGTGCGTCGGAGCCCAATGCCTGGGGGGTAGATCATCCAGACCACCGCGGCAATATAACCCGACAACACAGGGCAGATCGGGACAGGCAGTCCCCAGCCAGCACCATGTGTACCACAGCTCTCAGTCAAGAGGAGACACAACAGACACGTATGTTGTTCAACCACAGCGCGGTAGGCACAGTGACAGCGTTAGAGAAAGCGCAAGGATGCAAACGTCTGAAGTTTTCGTTTCAGGATGTACTGGAGCGGATTGCGTTACTCCTCAGAAACAGCTCCACGCTTTTAACGACACCAGAGACTGCAAGGGAATCGAATGTAAATTACCACTAAGGATACGGCCAAAGCCCCGTCCAAAAGATTGTATGGGAGAGGGCTGTCTGGCTGATGATGCCGCAGCTTCCAGCCAGCCTTCCCCTGTCCATATGCCGGACAGAGCTGCTCAGTTTCTGGGAGAATTTCCAGAGTTTGGATATCCTGCATCTGAACTTGGCAGTGCGCCTTTGGGAGTGCAGCTCACATGTGACATTAAACCAG GGGAGAATGAGGTGCCTTCAGAGGATGCCCTCATCTTACACCTCCAACTGGCTAAGGGGCAGGAGAAGCTGGTAGAGGCCCTTCAGGCAGGGCAGACGATCATCCGCGACCTGCAGCAAAAGCTAACCGAACAGCAGGAGGCGCTGTTGGCCCAGCAGCGGGAGATCCTGGAGCAGCAGCGCCGCATGTATGAGCAGATGGACGTGGTCAAGGCACAGTATGGCCTGCTCTCTGACACCGTCAAGCAGGTGTCCTTCCAAGGCCTCCAAGGGGAGCTCCAGAGCTACTTCGAGAGCCACCTGGCAGGCCTCCAGAGCCAGGCTCGGAGCCACCTGCAGAAGTCCTATGCCGTTCGCAAGGGCATGCACATGGATGTAGATGCTAAGTTGATGGATGTGGTTGGGGAAGCCCACCTTCCGCACCCTCTGCTGGGGTGTGGTGCCCCGTGTGGACCGGAGGATTACTGTGACTTCCAGAGGGAGCCGCCGCAGTGTGAAAAGTGTACCATGTgcccacctggtttcttcctggtCTCTCAGTGCTCTCCCAATGCAGACAGAATATGCCAGGACAGAGACGAATGCCTTGAATTACCAAACCTATGTGGACAGGGAGTGAAGTGCCTCAACACTCCAG GAGGGTTCAGGTGCCTGGGCATGTCGGAAAGGGAGGCTGCTGCTGGAGTATGTGGCCATGACTACTTCTACAACCAGGAGCTTCCGGAGTGCCAGGCTTGTTCTGACTGCAATGGAGAACCCATTGCCATCCCCTGTACAGCCACCAGTGATTCTGTCTGTGGACCCTTCACAGACAACCTGATGTCCCAGTCCTGGGGTGCCACCGTGACCTTGCCCCCAGCCAGGGCTCTCGGCAGCCACATCTTCCCTGGCCTCCAGCTCAATGTCCAGAGCAAAGAAGCCACAGACTTGCTGTCCAACCATGCCGGCCGGCTATCCTTCCAGCAGCACGGCTTGATGTGGCTGGACCATAACTTTGCCCTAAAGCACAATTGCAGGAACTTCCTCCAGGTGGGCATGCGACTCAACAGCAGTCAAGAGGAGGAGGGCCACGACCTCAGTGGGGTCCGCATTGAGCAGCCAGACGGGAAGTACTTCCAGGGAGTTAGTGTTAGTGGCATCGCAGAGGTCGAGCCCAACCACATGCTGACTCTGTTCCTGAAGAGTCCCAACCAGCATTGCAACCAGAGCAAGGACCTTCATGTCTACGAACTCAATGGGCCTTCCTTCAGCATGCTCTGGCTGTCCCACGATACTGGAGCCGTGGCCATGACAGCACAGATGTCAATGTCAGCCCACTACCAGACCAACTACCGTCCAACCTTCCGCATCACCTCCGTCTCTGACCCTTACATGGTGGGGTTGACCCACGACAGCCGCGGGGTGCGCTTTACAGAGAGTGGCGTGGTTAAATTTGTCCTACAGCAAGCGCTGTACTCCATGGGCCATACCTGCATCCGAGAGGGCTTCTCTCTGGTGGCCTACGCCAACCGCAATGGGACCAACCAGGAATTGATGCAGGCATTCAAGTCGGGCGTCAACTACAGGGACACATCCATCACCCTTTCTGGGGCTGTCAGGGTGGATAGTGGGCACTCGCTTAGTTTCGAGATCCTATCCCCATCCCAGTGTAATATCCGCTACTTTGGAGACAGTACTGGGATCAGTATACTGAGCCTTATCTGGATCCCCTCAGCTGTCTCCTCTGCCCTGACTGCCACAGTGTCCAGGACAGGCCTTCCCTCTGGAGTCGTCCGCAACAAAGCCCTCCTCTTCCAGCAGGTCAGCCCAGAATCAGACCAAGTGCGCCTGGCCCATTCTGGGGAACCCAACGCCCAAAAGAACTTTGTCTTCTGGGGGGACGGGACAGCTAACGTGGCCCTCAACCTGAAGCTGATCCATTCTTGTAACGTGGTGAAGCTCACTCTGCACCGGCAGGGGGGCAGCGGGGAGGGTGGACAGGCTACACCCGTGGCccagcagatttctgggcacatGCCTGAGGGCAGCGAGTGGGCCAACGTGGGCCTGAGGGCCTCCTTCCAGGTCCAAAACGGTACAGCCATCTATGTGACATTGGACTGCGTACGTGGTCGTGTTAACCAGATCACCCACAAGGGAGGCACTAACATATCCATCCTCTGGGTGGCGTTGTGA
- the nell3 gene encoding uncharacterized protein nell3 isoform X5, whose amino-acid sequence MELDKALFDKDLSCLQYRKAVVKIHTRFQITAKGQMVRCEGCGVHERQGENEVPSEDALILHLQLAKGQEKLVEALQAGQTIIRDLQQKLTEQQEALLAQQREILEQQRRMYEQMDVVKAQYGLLSDTVKQVSFQGLQGELQSYFESHLAGLQSQARSHLQKSYAVRKGMHMDVDAKLMDVVGEAHLPHPLLGCGAPCGPEDYCDFQREPPQCEKCTMCPPGFFLVSQCSPNADRICQDRDECLELPNLCGQGVKCLNTPGGFRCLGMSEREAAAGVCGHDYFYNQELPECQACSDCNGEPIAIPCTATSDSVCGPFTDNLMSQSWGATVTLPPARALGSHIFPGLQLNVQSKEATDLLSNHAGRLSFQQHGLMWLDHNFALKHNCRNFLQVGMRLNSSQEEEGHDLSGVRIEQPDGKYFQGVSVSGIAEVEPNHMLTLFLKSPNQHCNQSKDLHVYELNGPSFSMLWLSHDTGAVAMTAQMSMSAHYQTNYRPTFRITSVSDPYMVGLTHDSRGVRFTESGVVKFVLQQALYSMGHTCIREGFSLVAYANRNGTNQELMQAFKSGVNYRDTSITLSGAVRVDSGHSLSFEILSPSQCNIRYFGDSTGISILSLIWIPSAVSSALTATVSRTGLPSGVVRNKALLFQQVSPESDQVRLAHSGEPNAQKNFVFWGDGTANVALNLKLIHSCNVVKLTLHRQGGSGEGGQATPVAQQISGHMPEGSEWANVGLRASFQVQNGTAIYVTLDCVRGRVNQITHKGGTNISILWVAL is encoded by the exons ATGGAATTAGACAAAGCTCTCTTTGACAAAGATCTCTCTTGCCTTCAGTACAGGAAAGCGGTTGTGAAAATCCATACCAGGTTTCAAATAACTGCAAAAGGCCAGATGGTAAGGTGTGAGGGTTGTGGCGTACATGAAAGGCAAG GGGAGAATGAGGTGCCTTCAGAGGATGCCCTCATCTTACACCTCCAACTGGCTAAGGGGCAGGAGAAGCTGGTAGAGGCCCTTCAGGCAGGGCAGACGATCATCCGCGACCTGCAGCAAAAGCTAACCGAACAGCAGGAGGCGCTGTTGGCCCAGCAGCGGGAGATCCTGGAGCAGCAGCGCCGCATGTATGAGCAGATGGACGTGGTCAAGGCACAGTATGGCCTGCTCTCTGACACCGTCAAGCAGGTGTCCTTCCAAGGCCTCCAAGGGGAGCTCCAGAGCTACTTCGAGAGCCACCTGGCAGGCCTCCAGAGCCAGGCTCGGAGCCACCTGCAGAAGTCCTATGCCGTTCGCAAGGGCATGCACATGGATGTAGATGCTAAGTTGATGGATGTGGTTGGGGAAGCCCACCTTCCGCACCCTCTGCTGGGGTGTGGTGCCCCGTGTGGACCGGAGGATTACTGTGACTTCCAGAGGGAGCCGCCGCAGTGTGAAAAGTGTACCATGTgcccacctggtttcttcctggtCTCTCAGTGCTCTCCCAATGCAGACAGAATATGCCAGGACAGAGACGAATGCCTTGAATTACCAAACCTATGTGGACAGGGAGTGAAGTGCCTCAACACTCCAG GAGGGTTCAGGTGCCTGGGCATGTCGGAAAGGGAGGCTGCTGCTGGAGTATGTGGCCATGACTACTTCTACAACCAGGAGCTTCCGGAGTGCCAGGCTTGTTCTGACTGCAATGGAGAACCCATTGCCATCCCCTGTACAGCCACCAGTGATTCTGTCTGTGGACCCTTCACAGACAACCTGATGTCCCAGTCCTGGGGTGCCACCGTGACCTTGCCCCCAGCCAGGGCTCTCGGCAGCCACATCTTCCCTGGCCTCCAGCTCAATGTCCAGAGCAAAGAAGCCACAGACTTGCTGTCCAACCATGCCGGCCGGCTATCCTTCCAGCAGCACGGCTTGATGTGGCTGGACCATAACTTTGCCCTAAAGCACAATTGCAGGAACTTCCTCCAGGTGGGCATGCGACTCAACAGCAGTCAAGAGGAGGAGGGCCACGACCTCAGTGGGGTCCGCATTGAGCAGCCAGACGGGAAGTACTTCCAGGGAGTTAGTGTTAGTGGCATCGCAGAGGTCGAGCCCAACCACATGCTGACTCTGTTCCTGAAGAGTCCCAACCAGCATTGCAACCAGAGCAAGGACCTTCATGTCTACGAACTCAATGGGCCTTCCTTCAGCATGCTCTGGCTGTCCCACGATACTGGAGCCGTGGCCATGACAGCACAGATGTCAATGTCAGCCCACTACCAGACCAACTACCGTCCAACCTTCCGCATCACCTCCGTCTCTGACCCTTACATGGTGGGGTTGACCCACGACAGCCGCGGGGTGCGCTTTACAGAGAGTGGCGTGGTTAAATTTGTCCTACAGCAAGCGCTGTACTCCATGGGCCATACCTGCATCCGAGAGGGCTTCTCTCTGGTGGCCTACGCCAACCGCAATGGGACCAACCAGGAATTGATGCAGGCATTCAAGTCGGGCGTCAACTACAGGGACACATCCATCACCCTTTCTGGGGCTGTCAGGGTGGATAGTGGGCACTCGCTTAGTTTCGAGATCCTATCCCCATCCCAGTGTAATATCCGCTACTTTGGAGACAGTACTGGGATCAGTATACTGAGCCTTATCTGGATCCCCTCAGCTGTCTCCTCTGCCCTGACTGCCACAGTGTCCAGGACAGGCCTTCCCTCTGGAGTCGTCCGCAACAAAGCCCTCCTCTTCCAGCAGGTCAGCCCAGAATCAGACCAAGTGCGCCTGGCCCATTCTGGGGAACCCAACGCCCAAAAGAACTTTGTCTTCTGGGGGGACGGGACAGCTAACGTGGCCCTCAACCTGAAGCTGATCCATTCTTGTAACGTGGTGAAGCTCACTCTGCACCGGCAGGGGGGCAGCGGGGAGGGTGGACAGGCTACACCCGTGGCccagcagatttctgggcacatGCCTGAGGGCAGCGAGTGGGCCAACGTGGGCCTGAGGGCCTCCTTCCAGGTCCAAAACGGTACAGCCATCTATGTGACATTGGACTGCGTACGTGGTCGTGTTAACCAGATCACCCACAAGGGAGGCACTAACATATCCATCCTCTGGGTGGCGTTGTGA